Proteins encoded in a region of the Geobacillus genomosp. 3 genome:
- a CDS encoding hemolysin family protein, translating into MEEWPLRLFGWFFLFLLVNALFASAEAAFSSASKPRLKHHAEEHPHHKRLQAVIEQLDRVLLTLAIANRLTSITAVALFIYIAASLLGEQTGLFVSIAVMTILSVVFGEVLPKSMAKEQAEPLAIRYASLAYGLMKLMAPITVLFEAMGERIARRFTNGAAAPAVTEEDIKVMVELSEEEGVIDNKEKELIQRSLDFDEILVEEIFTPRADMVAVEVNQSIEEIRDVFLEERYSRIPVYEGDIDNVIGILSESDFFSELIQKRNVRIRELLRQPLFVVESMKVSDLLPELQKSKVHMAIVVDEFGGTAGLITLEDIIEQIVGEIWDEHDEAVKTVRQIDEHSFEFSAELPLDEFCEVMKIDVPESESHTLGGWIFEMFERIPAVGETLQYGPLTLTVRQVDNRRIRKVLVSLSQPLAEQAGGI; encoded by the coding sequence TTGGAAGAGTGGCCGTTAAGGTTGTTCGGTTGGTTTTTTCTTTTTCTGCTCGTAAACGCATTGTTCGCTTCGGCCGAGGCGGCATTTTCATCGGCAAGCAAACCACGGTTAAAGCATCATGCGGAAGAGCATCCACACCATAAGCGTCTTCAGGCGGTGATCGAACAACTCGATCGCGTGTTGTTGACGCTCGCGATTGCCAACCGTCTGACGAGCATCACGGCGGTCGCGCTGTTTATTTATATCGCTGCTTCACTGCTTGGGGAACAGACCGGTTTATTTGTCTCCATTGCGGTCATGACGATTTTGTCCGTTGTCTTCGGTGAAGTTTTGCCAAAATCGATGGCGAAAGAGCAGGCAGAGCCGCTCGCGATTCGGTATGCCAGCCTCGCCTACGGGCTGATGAAACTAATGGCCCCCATCACGGTATTGTTTGAAGCCATGGGGGAACGAATCGCCCGGCGGTTCACCAACGGGGCTGCCGCGCCGGCCGTCACGGAGGAAGATATTAAAGTGATGGTCGAGTTGAGTGAAGAAGAAGGGGTTATTGACAACAAGGAAAAAGAACTGATTCAACGTTCGCTCGATTTTGATGAAATTTTAGTCGAAGAAATTTTCACACCGCGCGCCGATATGGTGGCGGTTGAGGTGAATCAGTCGATTGAAGAGATTCGCGATGTGTTTTTGGAAGAAAGGTACTCCCGCATTCCGGTATATGAAGGGGATATCGATAATGTCATCGGCATTTTGTCGGAAAGCGACTTTTTTAGCGAGCTTATCCAAAAACGCAACGTGCGTATCCGTGAGTTGTTGCGTCAGCCGCTGTTTGTTGTCGAGTCGATGAAAGTGTCTGATTTGTTGCCGGAACTGCAAAAAAGCAAAGTGCACATGGCGATCGTCGTCGATGAGTTCGGCGGCACGGCCGGCTTGATTACGCTCGAGGATATCATCGAACAAATCGTCGGCGAAATATGGGATGAGCATGACGAAGCAGTGAAAACGGTGCGCCAAATTGATGAGCATAGTTTTGAATTCAGCGCCGAGCTGCCGCTTGATGAATTTTGTGAAGTGATGAAGATCGACGTGCCGGAAAGCGAATCGCATACGTTGGGCGGCTGGATTTTTGAAATGTTTGAGCGCATTCCGGCAGTGGGCGAAACGTTGCAGTACGGTCCATTGACGTTGACCGTCCGTCAAGTTGATAACCGGCGCATTCGCAAAGTGCTTGTCTCTTTGAGCCAACCGCTCGCCGAGCAGGCGGGAGGCATATAA
- a CDS encoding alpha/beta-type small acid-soluble spore protein: MARNNNNNQLLVAGAQQAIDQMKFEIAQEFGVNLGADTTSRANGSVGGEITKRLVAMAQQQLGGQFGNVQ; encoded by the coding sequence ATGGCACGCAACAATAACAATAATCAACTGTTAGTCGCTGGCGCTCAACAAGCCATCGACCAAATGAAATTCGAGATCGCTCAAGAGTTTGGTGTCAACCTTGGCGCTGATACGACTTCCCGCGCGAACGGTTCAGTCGGTGGGGAAATTACGAAACGCCTTGTAGCGATGGCCCAACAACAACTGGGCGGCCAATTTGGCAACGTTCAATAA
- a CDS encoding ABC transporter ATP-binding protein — protein MAELVLDHIYKIYDNNVTAVKDFNLHIQDKEFIVFVGPSGCGKSTTLRMVAGLEEISKGDLYIDGRRMNDVPPKDRDIAMVFQNYALYPHMSVYDNMAFGLKLRKFPKAEIEKRVREAARILGLEQYLDRKPKALSGGQRQRVALGRAIVRDAKVFLMDEPLSNLDAKLRVQMRSEIAKLHQRLETTTIYVTHDQTEAMTMATRLVVMKDGVIQQVGTPREVYEKPENIFVGGFIGSPAMNFIRGTLQDGKFVVGQTSFGVPEGKMKVLRDQGYIGKEVILGIRPEDIHDEPLFLEASPATKIKAHVEVAELLGAESMIYSNIDGQEFVARIDARTEIKPGHRLDLALDMNKAHFFDVETERRIRAADDK, from the coding sequence ATGGCAGAACTCGTTCTTGACCATATTTACAAAATTTACGACAACAATGTCACCGCCGTTAAAGACTTCAACTTACATATTCAAGATAAGGAGTTTATCGTCTTTGTCGGTCCGTCCGGCTGCGGCAAATCGACGACATTGCGAATGGTCGCCGGTCTTGAGGAAATTTCAAAAGGCGATCTGTATATCGATGGCAGGCGGATGAACGATGTGCCGCCGAAAGATCGGGACATCGCCATGGTGTTCCAAAACTATGCTCTTTACCCGCATATGAGCGTTTATGACAACATGGCATTCGGCTTAAAGCTGCGCAAATTCCCGAAAGCGGAAATCGAGAAACGCGTCCGCGAGGCGGCGCGCATCCTCGGACTCGAGCAATATTTAGACCGTAAGCCAAAGGCACTCTCCGGCGGACAGCGGCAACGCGTGGCGTTAGGACGCGCCATCGTCCGCGATGCGAAAGTATTTTTAATGGACGAACCTCTTTCAAACTTGGACGCCAAATTGCGCGTGCAAATGCGCTCGGAAATCGCCAAACTCCATCAGCGTCTTGAAACGACAACGATTTACGTCACCCACGACCAAACGGAAGCGATGACGATGGCAACCCGCCTTGTCGTCATGAAAGACGGCGTCATCCAGCAAGTCGGAACGCCGCGCGAAGTGTATGAGAAACCGGAAAACATCTTCGTCGGCGGCTTTATCGGCTCGCCTGCGATGAACTTTATTAGAGGGACGCTGCAAGACGGCAAGTTTGTCGTTGGCCAAACGTCATTTGGCGTGCCGGAAGGAAAAATGAAAGTATTGCGCGATCAAGGGTATATCGGCAAGGAAGTCATTTTAGGGATCCGCCCGGAAGACATTCACGATGAGCCACTCTTCTTAGAGGCATCGCCTGCGACAAAAATTAAAGCCCACGTCGAAGTCGCTGAGTTGCTCGGTGCCGAATCGATGATTTACTCCAACATCGATGGCCAAGAGTTTGTCGCCCGTATTGACGCGCGCACCGAAATCAAGCCGGGGCACCGCCTCGATCTTGCACTTGATATGAACAAAGCGCATTTCTTTGACGTCGAAACGGAGCGGCGCATTCGGGCTGCAGACGACAAGTAA